In the genome of Chryseobacterium arthrosphaerae, one region contains:
- the yajC gene encoding preprotein translocase subunit YajC encodes MLTVFLQAQPGGSSSMMLIMMGVMFVGFYFLMIRPQMKKQKQEKNFQENLKVGTRVVLTSGLHGRIAQVQDDGFVIETLSGKLKFEKAAVSREMTEARFGDKAKATEKTETEEKK; translated from the coding sequence ATGTTGACAGTATTTTTGCAGGCACAGCCAGGAGGATCTTCATCAATGATGCTGATCATGATGGGAGTAATGTTCGTCGGGTTTTATTTTCTGATGATAAGACCTCAGATGAAAAAACAGAAGCAGGAAAAAAACTTCCAGGAAAACCTTAAAGTAGGAACCAGAGTAGTCCTTACATCAGGTCTTCACGGAAGAATTGCCCAGGTTCAGGACGACGGTTTTGTCATCGAAACATTATCCGGAAAACTGAAATTCGAAAAAGCAGCAGTTTCAAGAGAAATGACTGAAGCACGCTTTGGAGATAAAGCAAAGGCAACGGAAAAAACAGAGACTGAAGAAAAAAAATAA
- a CDS encoding DUF1573 domain-containing protein, which produces MKKTLSIIALSIIGFGLVSCKKENKETQTAETVATDSTAVGAPVTADSTATPAAPVEETAKTSNEPSTTVALSESNFDFGKIKKGDKVEHVYEVTNTGKNPLIISEVRPGCGCTAPDFTKEPIMPGKKGKITLHFDSSSFDGNVQKYADVFANVEKAPIKLTFTANIQP; this is translated from the coding sequence ATGAAAAAGACGTTATCAATTATCGCCTTGTCTATTATAGGTTTTGGGCTGGTTTCATGTAAAAAAGAAAACAAAGAAACTCAGACTGCTGAAACAGTAGCTACAGATTCTACAGCTGTCGGAGCTCCGGTAACTGCTGATTCTACAGCAACTCCTGCTGCTCCTGTGGAGGAAACAGCTAAAACTTCAAATGAGCCATCTACTACAGTTGCTTTATCAGAAAGCAATTTCGATTTTGGAAAAATCAAAAAAGGAGATAAGGTAGAGCACGTATATGAAGTGACCAATACGGGGAAAAATCCATTGATTATCTCTGAAGTAAGACCAGGATGCGGATGTACAGCTCCTGACTTTACAAAAGAGCCGATTATGCCTGGTAAAAAAGGTAAGATTACCCTGCATTTCGATTCTTCAAGCTTTGACGGAAACGTACAGAAATATGCTGATGTTTTTGCTAACGTAGAAAAAGCTCCGATTAAATTAACGTTCACAGCGAACATTCAACCATAA
- a CDS encoding ABC transporter ATP-binding protein, with product MKALKTLNPYFWKHKILLFWGVLFIIASNFFNIYKVQFVGKSVDELTKSGNLGFNQQVLIYVGIIVGCSLLTGFFTFMMRQTIIVASRRIEYELKNKIYRHYQDLSLTDYKQTTIGDLMNRLSEDVVAVRMYLGPGVMYVANLIVLVLITAIYMVKTDASMTLWTLLPLPILSFAIYKVSSIINKKSKIMQKSQSAISTFVQDSFSGIRVVKFFAREKYIEKNYGIKVTDYQNKALDLAKTEAYFFTIILFVIGLLNVAIIWIGGTKYIAGELSIGKIADFFMYINTLIFPFSMVGWVTSVNQRAEASMQRINEFMDKKSEIINTNFENYTIKGDIEFRNVSYVYPNTGIKALDHLSFKIKAGESLAIMGKTGSGKSTIALLLCRLIDPTEGEILIDGKNLKDHNLDNYRNFIGYIPQESYLFSDSIENNIGFAIDHPSHEKVVEYAQIADVHKNIVEFKEQYKTLVGERGVMLSGGQKQRICIARALIKDPNIIIFDDSLSALDTETEQNILENIDKKISNATSIIITHRESSAQKADQIINLTEITNSVTA from the coding sequence ATGAAAGCGCTAAAAACCTTAAACCCTTATTTTTGGAAACACAAAATACTTTTGTTTTGGGGGGTACTATTTATCATTGCCAGTAATTTCTTTAATATATATAAGGTTCAGTTTGTAGGAAAATCCGTGGATGAGCTTACCAAAAGCGGAAATCTCGGTTTCAATCAGCAGGTGCTTATCTACGTCGGAATCATTGTGGGATGCTCACTTTTAACCGGATTCTTTACTTTTATGATGAGACAGACAATCATTGTTGCCTCCAGAAGAATTGAATATGAGCTTAAAAATAAAATTTACAGGCATTACCAGGATTTATCTTTAACGGATTACAAGCAGACAACCATCGGAGACCTGATGAACAGGCTCAGTGAAGACGTGGTTGCTGTAAGAATGTATCTTGGTCCCGGCGTCATGTATGTGGCCAACCTCATCGTTCTGGTTCTGATCACTGCCATTTATATGGTAAAAACGGATGCTTCCATGACTTTATGGACTTTGCTTCCGCTTCCTATTCTATCTTTTGCCATTTATAAAGTAAGTTCCATTATCAATAAAAAGTCGAAGATCATGCAGAAAAGCCAGTCAGCCATTTCCACCTTTGTACAGGACAGCTTTTCGGGAATCCGTGTAGTAAAGTTTTTTGCAAGGGAAAAGTATATTGAAAAGAACTACGGAATCAAAGTCACCGACTATCAGAATAAGGCATTGGACCTTGCTAAGACAGAGGCTTATTTCTTTACCATTATTTTATTTGTTATCGGTCTGCTGAATGTTGCCATTATCTGGATCGGGGGAACCAAATATATTGCCGGAGAATTAAGTATCGGTAAAATCGCAGATTTTTTCATGTATATCAATACCCTGATTTTCCCGTTCTCTATGGTTGGCTGGGTAACTTCTGTGAACCAGAGGGCTGAAGCTTCTATGCAAAGGATCAATGAATTTATGGATAAAAAATCAGAGATCATTAATACCAATTTCGAGAACTATACGATTAAAGGAGATATTGAATTCAGAAATGTCTCGTATGTATATCCAAATACAGGAATCAAAGCGCTGGATCATTTAAGTTTTAAAATCAAAGCAGGAGAATCTTTGGCCATCATGGGCAAAACCGGAAGCGGAAAGTCTACGATTGCTTTACTTTTGTGCAGGCTGATAGATCCTACTGAAGGGGAGATTTTGATTGACGGTAAAAACCTGAAAGACCACAATCTTGATAACTACAGAAATTTCATCGGTTATATTCCTCAGGAAAGCTACCTGTTCTCAGATTCCATTGAAAATAATATCGGTTTTGCCATTGATCATCCTTCTCATGAAAAGGTAGTGGAATATGCTCAGATTGCAGATGTACATAAAAATATTGTTGAGTTTAAAGAACAATATAAAACACTTGTGGGTGAACGGGGCGTTATGCTTTCCGGGGGTCAGAAACAAAGAATATGTATCGCCAGGGCCTTAATCAAGGACCCGAATATCATTATTTTTGATGACTCTCTGTCTGCATTGGATACTGAAACGGAACAGAATATTCTGGAAAATATTGATAAGAAAATCAGCAATGCCACTTCCATAATCATCACACACAGAGAGTCTAGCGCTCAAAAAGCCGACCAGATCATCAACCTTACGGAAATTACCAATTCTGTAACCGCATAG
- a CDS encoding SDR family NAD(P)-dependent oxidoreductase: MSQNTNKTVLILGANSDVAKQCIKQYVSKGYYVIAASRNTQSLEDFITANQLNPSQVSVLYFDAADFDSHQAFYSALPVKPHIVVYAAGFLVDNQQALTDFKGARQMMEVNYMGGVSILSIIAMDNSNKNLERIIGLSSLSGVRGRKSNFVYGSTKAAFTQFLAGLRQELASRKIIVNALVIGYIRTKINAGLELNESLIMEPDYVAKFIVNAGNSFTIVPDFKWKIIYHILRLLPESLAAKLP; this comes from the coding sequence ATGAGTCAAAATACCAATAAAACAGTTCTTATTCTGGGAGCCAATTCAGATGTGGCGAAGCAATGTATCAAACAATATGTTTCCAAAGGCTATTATGTGATTGCAGCTTCCAGAAATACACAATCACTGGAAGATTTTATTACAGCCAATCAACTCAATCCTTCACAGGTCTCTGTTTTATATTTTGATGCTGCAGATTTTGATTCCCATCAGGCATTTTATTCTGCACTTCCTGTAAAACCTCATATCGTTGTATATGCTGCCGGCTTCCTGGTAGATAATCAACAGGCGCTCACTGATTTCAAAGGTGCCAGACAAATGATGGAGGTCAATTATATGGGAGGGGTTTCGATCCTGAGTATTATTGCTATGGATAACAGCAATAAGAACCTTGAAAGAATAATCGGTCTTTCTTCCTTATCCGGTGTGAGAGGCAGAAAAAGCAATTTTGTTTATGGAAGTACAAAAGCAGCATTCACTCAGTTTCTCGCAGGTTTAAGGCAGGAACTTGCTTCCCGTAAAATTATTGTCAATGCCCTGGTAATCGGTTATATCAGAACAAAAATAAATGCAGGGTTAGAATTGAATGAATCACTGATTATGGAACCGGATTACGTAGCAAAATTTATAGTCAACGCCGGAAATTCATTTACCATTGTTCCTGATTTCAAATGGAAGATCATTTATCATATCCTGAGATTGCTGCCTGAAAGCCTGGCGGCAAAACTTCCATAA
- a CDS encoding mechanosensitive ion channel family protein, whose amino-acid sequence MDDLELNKIQQHWDTLISSAISWAPKVITAVISALLIYLIGSWMIRMIKKLVEKAFKRRNMEASLQLFLLNIINWGLNILLFIVVVTQLGVQTSAFVAMIGAAGLAVGLALQGSLTNFAGGILILLLKPFKIGDFISTNSGVSGTVQAIDIFHTKLVTPQNQLIVIPNGVVSNNSITNFTQLGTRRTSLDIGIAYDADLRLTKDILMQAIKNNQYALTDPAPQVVVTELGDSAVNVSVRVSTSTENFWTMNEELIIECKEALDKAGIGIPFPQRDVHVYNQ is encoded by the coding sequence ATGGACGATTTAGAATTGAACAAAATTCAGCAGCATTGGGATACCTTAATCTCTTCAGCTATTTCATGGGCACCTAAAGTTATTACAGCAGTTATTTCCGCATTACTGATTTACCTTATCGGGTCGTGGATGATCAGAATGATAAAAAAACTGGTTGAGAAAGCTTTCAAAAGACGTAATATGGAAGCGTCATTACAGCTTTTCCTTCTAAATATTATCAATTGGGGACTTAATATTCTTCTTTTCATTGTAGTGGTTACCCAGTTGGGTGTACAAACTTCGGCATTTGTTGCAATGATTGGTGCTGCCGGTCTGGCGGTAGGTCTGGCGTTACAGGGATCCCTGACCAACTTCGCAGGAGGAATTCTTATTTTATTATTGAAACCTTTTAAAATAGGAGACTTTATTTCAACCAATTCCGGTGTATCGGGAACCGTACAGGCGATTGATATTTTTCATACCAAGTTGGTTACTCCGCAAAATCAGTTAATTGTTATCCCCAATGGAGTCGTTTCAAACAACAGTATTACCAATTTTACCCAGTTAGGAACACGCAGAACTTCTTTGGATATCGGTATTGCTTATGATGCAGATCTCAGACTGACCAAAGATATTCTGATGCAGGCCATTAAAAATAATCAATACGCACTTACGGATCCTGCGCCACAGGTAGTGGTAACAGAACTTGGAGACAGTGCCGTAAATGTATCGGTGAGAGTAAGTACTTCCACTGAAAATTTCTGGACAATGAATGAAGAACTGATTATAGAATGTAAAGAAGCCTTAGATAAAGCCGGAATTGGAATTCCTTTTCCACAAAGGGATGTACATGTTTATAATCAATAA
- a CDS encoding DUF3276 family protein produces MSEYKERHENEIFTKVLKAGRRTYFFDVRETKAGDYYLTITESKKNFGENGEATFEKHKIYLYKEDFKSFQEMFNESTDFIINEKGEDVISEKHDKDFKSRSFTIDSDDEV; encoded by the coding sequence ATGAGTGAATACAAGGAACGCCATGAAAATGAGATTTTCACGAAGGTGTTAAAAGCAGGGAGAAGAACTTATTTCTTTGATGTGCGCGAGACGAAAGCAGGAGATTATTATCTTACCATCACTGAGAGTAAGAAGAATTTCGGAGAGAATGGGGAAGCTACATTCGAGAAGCACAAAATTTACCTTTATAAGGAAGATTTTAAAAGTTTCCAGGAGATGTTTAATGAGTCCACAGATTTCATCATTAATGAAAAGGGTGAGGATGTAATTTCAGAAAAACATGACAAAGACTTCAAAAGCAGATCATTCACAATTGATTCTGACGACGAGGTTTAA
- a CDS encoding transcription antitermination protein NusB, with protein MLGRRQIREKVVQTVYSYYQNPVKFDVLEKNMFAGIEKIYYLYIYQLNFLVALKDLAEHQIEIGKNKYLKTDADINPNQKFINNQVLQKLEENPERLFFTGQHKQLKWDMHDDLLVKTFQRITAGKRYQDFMKEEGYSFEEDQKFIGKLFLRYIAENDDFHDYLGDKELSWYDDIHISNSMVQKTIGFLREDEESRTLIKMIKDEDDKTFASKLLKDTLNNWENNEKKLEERLENWDLERVSLMDKVILSTAISELDNFAFTPSRVIINEYIEIAKVFATDRSNIFINGILDKYCKDQNRI; from the coding sequence ATGTTAGGAAGACGACAAATCCGTGAAAAAGTAGTACAGACAGTGTATTCTTACTATCAGAATCCTGTAAAGTTTGATGTTTTAGAGAAAAACATGTTCGCTGGAATAGAGAAAATCTATTATCTCTATATCTACCAGCTTAATTTCCTGGTGGCCCTGAAAGATCTGGCAGAACACCAGATTGAGATCGGAAAGAACAAATATCTTAAAACAGATGCTGATATAAATCCTAACCAGAAATTCATCAACAACCAGGTATTGCAGAAGCTGGAAGAAAATCCTGAAAGATTATTCTTTACAGGACAGCACAAACAGCTGAAATGGGATATGCATGATGATCTTCTGGTAAAGACTTTCCAAAGAATTACTGCAGGGAAACGTTATCAGGATTTCATGAAAGAAGAAGGTTATTCTTTTGAAGAAGATCAGAAATTTATTGGAAAACTGTTCTTAAGATATATTGCTGAAAATGATGATTTCCATGATTATCTTGGAGATAAGGAACTTTCATGGTATGACGATATCCATATTTCAAACTCAATGGTACAGAAAACAATCGGTTTCCTGAGAGAAGATGAAGAAAGCAGAACCCTGATCAAAATGATCAAAGATGAAGATGATAAGACTTTTGCCAGCAAACTGTTGAAAGACACCCTGAACAATTGGGAAAACAACGAGAAAAAGCTGGAAGAAAGACTGGAAAACTGGGACCTTGAAAGAGTTTCCCTAATGGATAAGGTTATCTTGTCTACTGCGATTTCAGAATTGGATAATTTTGCTTTCACGCCTTCAAGAGTTATTATTAATGAATATATCGAAATTGCAAAAGTATTTGCTACAGACCGTTCCAATATCTTCATTAATGGTATTTTAGATAAATATTGTAAAGATCAAAATAGAATATAA